One stretch of Natronobacterium gregoryi SP2 DNA includes these proteins:
- a CDS encoding IS630-like element ISNagr2 family transposase (programmed frameshift) translates to MATFENVSVEDLRQILAEVDDADATKRLMAAITYKEIEDLTQAEAAALYGFSSSWASKWFNRLERLADEPFEEVVYDKPREGRPSELSDDEHEQFVEVLHESPEDVGYDAPAWSVSLARHYLSEEFGVEYCERHVRRLMSEAGLSWKTARPEFHKSDERAQEAWEEGFKKKRDNLDDEYTILTIDQTRQVLSTLIYAWFPEGERPSLPVTGAWDSIKLLGAVSNSGETFFLPCEENFNSDTTIRLLDALQTEFGEKICVVLDNASYFTANKVQAFAEGTPIELCYLPRGSPELNPVEECWRRLNQALGNRLFNTLDELQEAALTALDDIEPPNVFTYLCP, encoded by the exons ATGGCGACGTTTGAGAACGTCTCTGTCGAAGACCTCCGCCAGATCTTGGCGGAGGTCGATGATGCCGATGCAACAAAGCGGCTCATGGCCGCGATCACCTACAAAGAGATAGAAGATCTAACGCAAGCAGAAGCCGCCGCACTCTATGGATTTTCCAGCAGTTGGGCCTCGAAATGGTTCAATCGACTCGAACGGCTCGCCGACGAGCCGTTCGAGGAGGTCGTCTACGACAAACCACGAGAGGGCAGACCATCCGAACTCTCTGACGACGAGCACGAGCAGTTTGTTGAGGTACTTCACGAGTCTCCCGAAGACGTTGGATACGACGCGCCCGCGTGGTCTGTTTCACTAGCGCGTCACTATCTCTCCGAAGAATTCGGTGTTGAGTACTGCGAACGTCACGTCCGACGACTGATGTCCGAGGCCGGGCTGTCCTGGAAGACAGCCCGGCCGGAGTTCCACAAGTCCGACGAACGAGCCCAAGAGGCCTGGGAAGAAGGGTTCA AAAAAAAGCGCGACAACTTGGACGATGAATACACGATCCTGACCATCGATCAGACGCGACAGGTTCTCTCGACGCTGATCTACGCGTGGTTTCCAGAAGGGGAGCGCCCGTCACTCCCGGTGACGGGCGCGTGGGACAGCATCAAACTCCTCGGGGCAGTCAGCAATAGCGGCGAGACGTTCTTTCTCCCGTGTGAGGAGAATTTCAACAGCGACACCACAATCCGGTTGCTCGACGCTCTCCAAACCGAGTTCGGCGAGAAAATCTGCGTTGTCTTAGATAATGCCTCCTATTTTACGGCGAACAAGGTGCAGGCATTCGCCGAAGGAACTCCGATCGAACTGTGTTACCTTCCACGGGGTTCACCAGAGCTGAACCCCGTGGAAGAGTGCTGGCGACGACTCAATCAAGCACTCGGCAACCGCTTGTTCAACACACTGGATGAACTTCAAGAGGCTGCACTGACCGCGCTTGACGACATCGAACCGCCGAATGTCTTTACGTACTTATGTCCTTGA
- a CDS encoding Eco57I restriction-modification methylase domain-containing protein, which yields MEFVEQAFNTSVDEEAREELLQVIDDTISNLREQMKDDTLESMLRADSGSYTLRGSMTRDGLQPEPFTQQAVIEPLLDTLGYEYATEAGGLSGGRTMVADYTVSLRDYENVDSTRLLIEAEPINKQLDSREHGAGQVRDWLSQREFESDFGFATDGLRWMFIRYDPDSYSHNTIEEIDLQPVFLALFQNQVGERKPVEEAVFDADVEQVDRLIRTFEFSNFVSIAGEARQVIRQKQEEITDEFYDDYIQYVFGIIDDSEETQRSLIHDGVVAPSGATGDDTRLFSVELMNRLIFIKFLEDKHIVRPDLLKTVLDTYEDGLYTESLYKSFVQQLFYDVLNKRPDDRPPQIQDIELFNDIPYLNGGLFRPSIEHDGSGDREAFEERDFDVRDSVLISIIELLESYSFSADGSPTDLDPSVLGNVFEKTINYITGDNADQNKELGAYYTPKEITRFSAEQTVRPALFDRLKDVLIEERGWPEAELENYDTVYELIEAVPPSLDLIGTMLDEVNDFRVVDPACGSGHFLTSVLEEIVSIRRALWAQNESYPHEYRLKKVTVQNNIYGVDIVGPAVEIGKLRCWLSIIAELEEKDIEELDQEELALPNIAFNLRQGNSLIGYTGFPETTDDGDLYTLESFNEDTVRTRYQNIIDEIDAYEEAITGEQAEEHRREANRLLQNARDELIDDVRDDFLSAGVDDITTEQVENFDPFHWVLEFAEVYADGGFDVIVGNPPWERLKPLRDDFFSRYDPAFRTRPPKEKDETQDELLEDEHIAEKWEEYLDEMEMRSEYYKSSSQYDLQRPEIDGRVKPNPNDLSALFFERTFSLANGESYVAQVLPGTIFNGASCKDLRSYLLDSTQVNSMPVFENHGIFEQIDNRYKFGIIVFENWGSTDSVLGKYQEGNVDVLKEFEEEAIEMPKEVLERYSPEARIFPFIESERKLEVLQSIIQNPPLGDESASESYMEPYQGLRRTSDSDRFVDQSEAEYPVYGGKNIYQFTYTPDFIDDIEPPEFWSVEVETDPERSAKQRMREKTIRDLKSAIYEEFDGTGSQKGFVNDLLEEHRDKPLSEEDVLLDCTEYRIGLRRITNSTNERTLIATILPKGIICHNTVLTIRNYRIEPYEDGLEEDPLHNFYQRAFTDHELLAKVGLLNSLPFDYLLRTKIDTQIVTYKFKESQMPDLKEGDEYFEYIALRAARLNCYGEEFAEMRDRLGGIDPVADEQKRRQLQAEIDAASFHAYGLDREETKFVLDDFHRVNSPRMMDEQYFDLVLEKYDDLKNKKLEESTA from the coding sequence ATGGAATTTGTTGAGCAGGCGTTCAATACATCAGTCGATGAAGAGGCCAGAGAAGAGCTTCTGCAAGTCATTGACGATACGATTTCAAATCTGCGTGAGCAGATGAAAGACGATACGCTCGAGAGTATGCTCCGAGCGGATTCCGGGTCTTACACACTCCGAGGCAGTATGACTCGGGATGGGCTTCAACCTGAGCCATTCACTCAACAGGCGGTTATTGAGCCGCTCCTTGATACTCTTGGGTACGAATACGCGACGGAAGCAGGCGGCCTTTCCGGGGGACGGACAATGGTTGCTGACTACACCGTCTCCCTTCGCGATTATGAGAACGTAGACTCAACCCGATTACTCATCGAGGCCGAGCCAATCAACAAACAGCTCGATTCACGCGAGCATGGTGCAGGCCAAGTCCGTGACTGGTTGAGCCAACGAGAGTTCGAGTCCGACTTCGGATTTGCTACGGATGGACTTCGTTGGATGTTCATTCGGTACGATCCTGATTCCTATTCGCACAACACCATCGAAGAGATCGATCTACAGCCTGTTTTCCTCGCTCTATTTCAGAATCAGGTCGGTGAGCGGAAGCCGGTCGAAGAGGCGGTCTTCGATGCAGATGTAGAACAAGTTGACCGGCTCATTCGGACCTTTGAATTTTCTAACTTCGTCTCTATTGCCGGGGAAGCCCGTCAGGTTATCAGGCAGAAGCAGGAGGAGATCACTGACGAGTTCTACGACGACTATATTCAGTATGTCTTTGGTATCATCGATGACTCGGAAGAGACGCAACGATCGTTGATACACGATGGGGTTGTCGCACCATCTGGTGCCACAGGCGATGATACACGATTGTTTTCGGTTGAGTTGATGAACCGACTAATCTTCATCAAGTTCCTCGAAGACAAGCACATCGTTCGCCCTGATCTCCTTAAGACTGTTCTCGATACCTACGAGGACGGCCTCTATACTGAATCGCTCTACAAGTCTTTTGTTCAACAGCTATTCTATGATGTGCTAAATAAACGGCCAGACGACCGGCCACCTCAAATTCAGGACATTGAGCTGTTTAATGACATTCCATACCTCAATGGTGGCCTCTTCCGCCCCTCGATAGAACATGACGGAAGCGGGGACCGGGAGGCGTTTGAAGAGCGAGATTTCGACGTTCGGGATAGTGTCCTAATCTCGATCATCGAATTGCTTGAGAGCTATAGTTTCTCCGCTGACGGCTCACCTACGGATCTCGATCCGAGTGTTCTCGGGAACGTTTTCGAGAAGACAATCAACTACATTACAGGAGATAACGCGGATCAGAACAAAGAACTCGGAGCGTACTACACCCCAAAGGAGATTACGCGCTTCAGTGCAGAACAGACCGTTCGACCGGCACTATTTGATCGATTAAAGGACGTTCTGATCGAAGAGCGAGGGTGGCCGGAAGCAGAACTCGAGAACTACGATACGGTCTACGAACTCATCGAAGCAGTCCCCCCATCACTTGATCTCATTGGAACCATGCTTGATGAGGTGAACGACTTCCGTGTCGTTGACCCTGCGTGTGGGAGTGGACACTTCCTGACTTCTGTGCTTGAAGAAATCGTCAGTATCCGTCGCGCACTTTGGGCACAAAACGAGTCTTATCCCCACGAATACCGCCTGAAGAAAGTAACCGTTCAGAATAATATCTATGGTGTAGATATTGTAGGTCCGGCTGTCGAGATCGGTAAGCTACGCTGCTGGCTATCGATTATTGCCGAGCTTGAAGAGAAAGACATTGAAGAACTTGACCAAGAAGAGTTAGCACTGCCGAATATTGCTTTCAACCTTCGGCAAGGTAACAGCCTAATCGGATATACCGGCTTCCCCGAGACGACAGACGACGGTGATCTCTACACCCTCGAAAGCTTTAACGAGGATACTGTCAGGACACGGTATCAAAACATCATCGACGAGATCGATGCCTACGAAGAAGCTATTACAGGAGAACAAGCCGAAGAACATCGGCGTGAAGCCAATCGTCTCCTACAGAACGCTCGCGATGAGCTGATTGATGACGTTCGTGATGATTTCCTCTCAGCAGGTGTCGATGACATTACTACTGAGCAAGTTGAGAACTTCGATCCTTTCCATTGGGTTCTCGAGTTCGCAGAAGTGTATGCTGATGGCGGGTTCGACGTTATCGTTGGCAACCCACCGTGGGAGCGATTAAAGCCACTCCGTGACGACTTCTTCTCTCGATACGATCCCGCGTTTAGGACCAGACCTCCGAAAGAGAAAGACGAAACTCAGGATGAGCTATTAGAAGACGAACATATAGCTGAAAAATGGGAAGAGTACTTAGATGAAATGGAAATGCGGTCTGAGTACTATAAAAGCAGTAGTCAGTATGACCTACAACGACCGGAGATTGATGGTCGTGTTAAACCCAATCCGAATGATCTGTCTGCCTTGTTCTTTGAGCGCACCTTCAGTCTCGCAAATGGCGAGTCCTATGTAGCACAGGTCCTTCCCGGTACAATATTTAACGGGGCTTCCTGTAAGGATCTACGGAGCTACCTATTAGATAGCACTCAAGTAAATTCAATGCCGGTCTTTGAAAACCACGGCATTTTTGAACAGATTGATAACCGATACAAGTTTGGGATAATCGTCTTCGAGAATTGGGGTTCCACAGACAGCGTTCTTGGAAAATACCAAGAGGGGAACGTTGACGTTCTGAAAGAATTTGAGGAAGAGGCTATCGAGATGCCTAAAGAAGTTTTGGAAAGGTACTCACCGGAAGCAAGGATTTTCCCCTTCATTGAATCTGAAAGGAAGCTCGAGGTTCTACAATCGATAATTCAAAATCCACCCCTCGGAGATGAGAGCGCTTCTGAGTCGTATATGGAGCCATATCAAGGTCTTCGTCGGACCAGCGACTCTGATCGATTCGTGGATCAATCGGAAGCAGAATACCCCGTTTACGGTGGGAAAAATATCTACCAGTTCACCTACACTCCTGACTTTATTGATGATATTGAACCGCCCGAATTTTGGAGTGTCGAAGTAGAGACTGATCCCGAGCGTAGCGCGAAACAGCGTATGCGGGAGAAGACCATTAGGGACCTGAAGAGTGCTATCTATGAGGAGTTCGATGGTACTGGTTCTCAGAAAGGGTTTGTGAACGACTTATTAGAAGAGCATCGCGACAAACCGCTGTCTGAGGAAGACGTTCTCTTAGACTGTACTGAATACAGGATCGGATTGCGGCGCATTACTAATTCTACCAACGAGCGAACGTTAATCGCAACGATTCTACCAAAAGGAATCATTTGTCATAATACCGTTCTGACGATTCGTAATTACCGTATCGAGCCATATGAGGACGGTCTTGAAGAAGATCCGTTACATAACTTCTATCAAAGAGCGTTTACAGATCATGAACTCCTCGCAAAAGTAGGACTACTGAACTCGCTACCATTTGACTATTTATTGAGAACTAAAATTGACACGCAGATTGTGACATACAAGTTCAAAGAATCTCAAATGCCGGATCTAAAAGAAGGAGACGAATACTTCGAGTATATTGCGTTGCGAGCAGCTCGATTGAACTGCTACGGCGAAGAATTTGCTGAAATGCGTGACCGACTTGGTGGTATCGATCCCGTGGCTGATGAACAAAAACGACGACAGCTACAGGCTGAAATTGATGCTGCGTCTTTCCACGCATATGGATTAGATCGTGAAGAAACCAAGTTCGTATTAGACGACTTCCATCGGGTTAACAGTCCTCGAATGATGGACGAACAATACTTCGATCTGGTACTCGAGAAATATGATGACCTGAAGAACAAGAAGCTCGAAGAGTCTACTGCGTAA
- a CDS encoding DUF5794 domain-containing protein, which yields MSSSEHPVALRLESLVGGNARLLALVMMLPLIDGVFPALILAGALDDPIGAVQVGLLIFGGSATVAVILAEMTGTPREQAKVVLLVGIPVILLSAVQAALAPAIESVLNIVIFERFAALVILAIAAKTASATIGEYLPSPGVIIGLGLVASLDLNGMAFIMMDDPALVANSILAAVVGVVFALAVALGGPYLRKYMDIDRFRFGSAVALGLLPIALVADTFGQAPLAALVVAAIFAIDPPLEGDEDEEGEDDSLAPAVGTGPLPDGGNWGAYGPKKTQSTDSHESTDPEGYPGDDTTDSEGRAPWL from the coding sequence ATGAGCTCGTCCGAACACCCGGTTGCCCTCCGCCTCGAGTCGTTAGTCGGTGGTAACGCCCGCCTGCTGGCGCTGGTGATGATGCTACCGTTGATCGACGGCGTCTTCCCGGCGCTGATCCTCGCGGGCGCGCTCGACGACCCGATCGGGGCCGTCCAGGTCGGTCTGCTGATCTTCGGCGGCAGCGCGACGGTTGCCGTCATTCTGGCGGAGATGACCGGGACGCCCCGTGAACAGGCCAAGGTCGTCTTACTCGTCGGCATCCCGGTGATACTGCTCTCGGCGGTGCAGGCAGCGCTCGCGCCGGCAATCGAGAGCGTCCTCAATATCGTCATCTTCGAACGGTTCGCGGCACTCGTGATCCTCGCCATCGCGGCCAAAACTGCAAGCGCGACGATCGGCGAGTATCTCCCCAGCCCAGGAGTCATCATCGGCCTCGGACTGGTTGCGAGCCTGGATCTCAACGGCATGGCGTTTATCATGATGGACGATCCTGCGCTGGTCGCAAACTCCATCCTTGCGGCCGTCGTTGGCGTCGTCTTCGCGCTGGCAGTCGCGCTCGGTGGCCCATACCTCCGGAAGTACATGGACATCGACCGGTTCCGCTTTGGCAGCGCGGTCGCACTCGGCCTGTTGCCAATCGCGCTGGTTGCAGATACCTTCGGGCAGGCACCACTGGCCGCATTGGTCGTCGCAGCTATCTTTGCGATCGACCCGCCACTCGAGGGTGACGAAGACGAAGAGGGCGAAGACGACTCCTTGGCTCCGGCGGTTGGGACGGGACCGCTACCTGATGGCGGCAACTGGGGAGCGTATGGACCAAAGAAAACTCAGTCGACCGACAGCCACGAGTCGACTGACCCCGAGGGTTACCCCGGCGACGACACGACGGACTCGGAAGGCCGGGCCCCCTGGTTGTGA